A genomic region of Haliotis asinina isolate JCU_RB_2024 chromosome 1, JCU_Hal_asi_v2, whole genome shotgun sequence contains the following coding sequences:
- the LOC137285949 gene encoding uncharacterized protein, with amino-acid sequence MWANIPCILLLPGIADMAYTTTCYRKEESLTITLFCSYGCCSEEGRTICCDRASVNSVSLFSNARSGAAVAGMVVAMLIAFCILVAMVCCCVKKTTGRIGTHTNVSVVNATLPSQYPPVAYTSSQSTMMASGPVYAGYPSPRVYRNPYDAQTPSVATIASLS; translated from the exons ATGTGGGCCAATATACCCTGTATACTTCTTCTTCCTGGCATCGCAG ATATGGCCTACACTACTACCTGCTACCGTAAAGAAGAGTCTTTGACGATAACACTGTTCTGCAGCTATGGATGTTGCAGTGAAGAGGGAAGGACGATATGCTGTGACAGAGCATC GGTCAATTCGGTGTCGTTGTTCAGCAATGCTCGCTCTGGCGCCGCTGTTGCTGGGATGGTCGTTGCCATGCTCATCGCATTCTGCATCCTCGTTGCCATGGTGTGTTGTTGTGTCAAGAAGACCACGGGAAGAATTGGGACTCATACCAACGTGTCTGTCGTTAACGCGA CCTTACCAAGTCAATATCCACCCGTGGCCTACACGAGTTCCCAGTCCACTATGATGGCCAGCGGACCTGTCTACGCCGGGTACCCATCTCCGAGAGTGTACAGAAATCCTTACGATGCTCAGACTCCATCCGTTGCTACAATAGCTTCACTTTCCTGA
- the LOC137258407 gene encoding uncharacterized protein, with the protein MAAAHILQCLLILPACILQCVGAEQTIRLDAEGRRWIRRIDGDTTARESAKFSRENKYIELFSWIRKAKTVHIQSAFSAYDYKEGLAAARLKIDNTHVCVVFPVTNFKAAIDTVWKRSMDKIVETPDNGVKYVMKTDSKMTDAERESFKSKSPVLYQTCQGRRTTQIAIIDETSAVTDEDVSHLNHVTFMSIHGKVSFYLKSTLSV; encoded by the exons ATGGCGGCTGCTCATATCCTGCAGTGTCTGTTGATTCTTCCAGCATGTATACTTCAATGTGTTGGCGCAGAACAAACA ATTCGTCTTGATGCTGAAGGTCGTCGATGGATACGTAGAATTGATGGCGATACCACGGCAAGAGAGTCGGCAAAGTTCAGTAgagaaaataaatacattgaGTTATTTTCATGGATAAGAAAGGCCAAGACAGTTCACATTCAGTCCGCATTTTCAGCTTATGATTACAAAGAA GGACTGGCTGCGGCTCGACTTAAGATCGACAACACCCATGTCTGTGTGGTGTTTCCAGTCACCAACTTCAAAGCAGCAATCGACACAGTCTGGAAAcgaagt ATGGATAAAATCGTGGAAACACCCGACAATGGCGTTAAGTACGTTATGAAAACTGATAGTAAGATGACTGATGCCGAACGTGAGTCTTTCAAGTCAAAGTCACCAGTCCTCTACCAGACTTGCCAAGGCCGACGGACGACCCAAATCGCCATCATTGATGAGACATCGGCAGTGACTG ATGAGGACGTTTCACATCTCAACCATGTGACGTTTATGTCCATCCACGGAAAGGTGTCTTTCTACCTCAAGTCGACACTGTCAGTTTAA